AGATAATAGGATTGTCCTGCATTGGGGTAAAGCCCCATCATGTGAAAAGCCAACCAAGATGACATAGCTCCGGAATCATCATTACCAGGTAACCCACTTGGTGTATCGTTATAGTTTTGCGTTATAATTTTCCGTATTCGCTCACCGCTTAAGTCGGGACGGCCAATCCAGTGATACAGACAAGGAGTTAAGAAAGAGGGTTCGTTGTTCACGTTGTAATACCCCTTATCGAAGAAAGTATCTAACCTACGACGGAAAGCATCCTTTCCTCCACTCTTCTCTATCAAAGCCGGCACATCGTGAGGTATGCTCAGTGAGTATTCCCACGAGATACCCTCGTAAAAGAATGCTCCCCACCAAGGCGTATACCAAGGTGATTCATTTGTTACGGGAGTATAGCGGAACGTTGGATGTTGTATTTTTGAATGCCCAAAAGGAACATTGTCAAGCCATTCACCCGAAGCCGAGCGAGGCATTATAAATCCCTTCACACCGTCATATTCATAATTATCCCGCCACAGATTCTTCCAGTTATCGGCCTTGAGGATATATTCCTCATAAACATCCTGTATTCCAAGCCCTTTGGCTACCGTCGCAATGTTATAATCATTATAAGCATATTCCACTGTACGGTTTCCAGCTCTATCAATTCCGTGAGGCACATAACCCAGTCGGTTGTATTCAGTTAATCCGCCACGCCCTTCCTGTTCTTCGTTTCCTCCGGGAGGTACAGTAGCATCCTTAAGCATCGCCTTCAGTGCCAGTTTATAATCTATGCCTTTGAGTCCTTTTACAAATGCATCGGCAATAATTACCTCAGCATTTGAACCTCCTTGGGTGCGCCCATTCGCATTGCCGCTACGAGCATCGGGCATATAGCCATCTCGTTTATAAATGTTTATAAGTGCATTAACAATATTAATTTCCCGTTCGGGCGAAAGTATAGTGATGAGCGGATTGGAAGTCCGATAAGTATCCCAGATAGCATAAAAATCATCGTAATAAGGGAGATTATCCGTCCAAAGAGGATTCTCACCAGTACGGTCAACAGGCATAATAAGCGTGTGGTAAAGTGCTGTATAAAACATACGCTTTTGTGCTTCCGTAGCATCTTTTCCTAACTCAATGCGTTCCAATAGTTTTTCCCATTGAAGACGTACTGTTTGCAATTGCTTGTTAAAGTCCCAATGTGGAATTTCCCTGCGTACATTTTCCTGTGCCTTAAGAGAACTAAGAAACGAAATGCCCACTTTAAAGCGAATGGTACTTTCCATATTTTCCTCTCCCCAGGATAGCACAGCACCTGTCTTCTTTCCCTCATCACATTGTGCTTTTGCAATTAATGAAGAGATCTGACCTTTCCAGGTTAGCGTTTTTGTAAAAGGTTTATCGGCCACCGCATAGAAATAGACTGCATAAGCACGTCCGTTATTCCATCCTCCACGGATACGACTATATCCGCGAACTTCCGTATCCGACACAATTTCTACTTCCGAGCCTACAAACTGCTGTGCTTCGCGGGCATCCGGAACTACATTTTCACCAAGGAAAAAACCAGCATCCACTTTCAGTGACCGTTTATGGTCTTTCGGATAGGTAAACTGATAAAACGAGCATCGGTCCGATGTAGTAAGTTCTGTTTGAATTCCACTTTCCTGAAAACTGGTTTTATAGTATCCCAGTTCTATCTTTTCATATTCCCGTTTGGCTTCGTGGCTTTCAGTATCCAGTTCTCCACAATATGGTTGTATAAGGATGTTCCCATATTTGGGACCGCCGCCTGTACCACTTACATGTACCTGAGAAAAACCAGTCACAACTTCGGGCATAGGTAACCAGCCGCTGTTTGGTTTGCAGGTACAATCCGGACCTGGTTTTACCATTCCAAACGGTGCCGACGGACCAATAAACACACGTCCAAGGCCTTCTGAACCTATTTTCGGGTCAACATATTTCCCATATTGAGCGTATGTCGTCAAAGTGATACATAAGCACCATACAGAAAAAAGGACTTTCACCAATATCTGTTTTTTAATCATTAATACAACTATTTACTAGTTATTACTGCAACAAATCCACCACGAGGTAAACATGAAATAGACATTTGTTTATTTGAAAGTTTCTCCTTGGTTATCTCAAATGATCTCTCCTTTTTGCCATCTCTGAATAAAGTTACAACATAGTTTTTATTTTTCAAAAATGCCAGATCCATTGGCAAGTTACGTTGTTCATTCGTACCATTTAACCCTCCAATATACCATGTATCACCTTTTTGGCGAGCCATTACAATATGGTCTGCCGGATAACCTGACAATAATTTAGTATTATCCCATGCCACAGGAAGATTTCTAATAAAGTTTTTAACTTCATTAGGCTGAGATAAATAAGCTGACGGGCGATCTGCTAAATGTTGCAGTCCGGATTCAAAAACCACAGTTAAAGCCAGTTCATGAGCATGAGTTGTTTTATGAGGATGTTGAGAATCAGTAAAAGTACATGGTGTATAGTCCATCGAACCTATTACATTACGAGTAAAAGGTAAAGTTGTATTATGAGCTGCAGCTTTATCAGTAAGAGCAGGACCATTGTTATACCATTCTGCACCATACACTGCTTCAGTAGACAACAAATTAGGATACGTTCGCTGCCAACCGCGAGGCACAGTTGCTCCATGAAAATTCATCAATAATTTATGCTTTGCTGCATCCTCCAATAAATCAATACAATAATTCATTGTTGATAAGCTATCTCCTGAAAAGAAATCTATTTTTACTCCTTTAACGCCTGAATTTTCCAACCAGGTATATTCTTTTTCCCGATTCTCGGGAGTATTTAAACGATATAAAGGACCTGCACCCTTATCAACCCATGCAGTCGATGAATTATACCATAACAAAGGTTTTACTCCATGAGATAAAGCATATTTTATCGCATCATTTAAGTTACCTCCATTTCCCATAATATCCCATTCCCAGTCTATAAGTACATATGGCAGATTCAATTGTTCAGCCATATCCACGTATTGCTTCACTATCTGATAATCTTTTGAGCCATGATTATAAGCCCAATAAATCCAGGAAACTACTCCAGGTTTAATCCAGGAAGTATCTTTCAACTTGCATGGTTCACTCACATCGGTTATCAGAGTAGATTCTACTACATCTGATAAAGATCCAATCAGAGCAACTCTCCATGGTGAGGTCCAAGAATCTGATACCTCAATATTATTTTGGGCCAGATGAACCTTATAACAAGAAGGATTATCTTTATTAGTGAGGCTTGATGCACAATGATTCCTAGTAATACCACTTTCGGAGAGTAGAGCCCAGACTGAATTATCTATCTGAAAAAGAGCAGGATATCCCCAATGCATTTCACGAGAAGAGTCTACACCATCTGTATTTAATGGAAAAAAACCTTCATAAGGTGTATCATATTTTTGTGTCCAACGTTTTATTCCAGGTGCCATCTTATAAGTAGTTATTTCATCTGAAATCATTGTATGCTGTAGCTTTGACAGTTCATATCTGAAAGTTATACCATCATTAAATACACGAAAGGTAATATTCACATCTCGATTCAGATCATCAACAAAGTAGTAAGTGCATTCAGTTCCTGAATTGTAGCATTTTTTTCTTTTGCCAACCTGCATTATATAGTTTTCTTCTATATTTTTATCTTTTGAGATTGATTTTAATTTCAGATTCTTGCCTCCTCCATCTTGAGTTAAAATTCCAACAGATGAAAGCGTAACAACATGAACCTGTCCTTTTTTACTTTTATACGACACATTAAAGAATGCATTATCCGAATTAGTTAAACAGTCTACAGATATTTTTCCATTCGGAGATACTACACCAAATGATTTAGTCAAAACAATAAATATAAAAGCTATTAAAAATAATAGCTTCTTAAAAATAGAATTATACTTCATAAGTTTCTTCTTTATATTTTAATATATATCTTCTTTTTGTAAAGTGGATAACCTATTGCCCAGTTAAGCAGCACAAAGGTAACTGCATAAATAAGTGAAGATACATAATCATCGGGCACAATAGCATGAATACCGCCAAACAGAGCTTTACTAATACCGAAATCTGCAAATACAATGTTCATCAGCTCACTCATTACATAGATAAAGAGTGGATTCACCCCAAATGATACAAAGAATGGTGTCCAACCTTTATTACCTTTATCATCAATAACATAAATAAACCATGCCAGCAGACTAGTAGCCAGTCCGCAAGTGAAAAGTACCAATGTGGGCGACCATATACGTTTATTCATCGGTAGTCCGTAGGTGAAGAGTAATCCAACACTCATCAATACAAAACCAAATATAAACAGGTGAAGCATTTTATCTTTCAGTTCAGAGTGTTCAGTTAAAATCTTGCCACACCAGAAACCAATAAGTGTATGTGCAATAGACGGAATAACACCCAGCAATCCTTCCGGATCAATGGGACTCTTGTGATAAAGATGCGCCGCTCCAAATACGCTGCGATCTACAATACACAGAATATTTGTTTCATCACATACATAGCCATTAGCTACTAGTAACAGAAAGGTATAACCTACCAATAGGAAACCAGCCAGCCACGGCAACCATTTATGAGAAACCGTTACTGCCAGCAATGAAACGATACCGTAACACAGAGCAATGCGGGGTAACACACCAGGAAGGCGCATATGATCAAAAGGCAGAAAGTCACCCTTGCAACAGCCTTCAAACCAGTAAATGGCCCATCCAATAAGTAAGATAAGGCAAGTACGTTTCAATATCTTCAGCGCTAGCGGGTTTGACCACTTAAACTCAAACTTGCGCAATGAAATATAGGTTGATATTCCCACCATAAAAAGAAAGAAGGGGAACACCAAATCGGCAAGTGTCAAACCATTCCAGACAGAATGGCGTAAAGGTGCGTAAGAAACCTTACCCCCACCATTATTCACCAGAATCATCCCCGCCACCGTTAGTCCACGCAGTACATCAAGTGATAACAAACGTTGTTTTCTGGGTATATTGCTTTGTGTGTTTTCCATTATTCAGAGTTTAAAAATTAGTTATTTCCACCGAAAGCTTTACTGAAAACCTCCTTAGCCACAGTTACACAATCATTTTCAGGAACAGCAGAATACGGATTGTTAGCCTTTGTCCAAGGTTCCTCCATGGAATAATAATCTAGTTCCACCATTGGTTTACCATCGAGTACATCTGAAAGAGTCTTCCAATATGCCGCCCAACGTTTGTAATAGAAATCCTTCAAAATACCGTTCCATTCTTTGTGTGCATAATCGCGGAGGCCTCCATCATTAGCAGAATAACGGTTACCCCATGTAGTGATCTGTACACGTGCATTCCATTCGTAAAGGTTCTTTTCTTCTTCGTTATTACCCAGATTACGTGCCTGCTCAATCCAGTTACCTACCCTGAACTCACGGCGTGTACCCAGCAATTTATCCTGCAAAAGAAGTAAGTTAAGGAATTCTTCGGAATCTTTCTTAAAGGCTTTCTTATCAAAACTCTTGAAATCGGCAATCGTATGGTTATAAACAATACGTCCACGATCAGCTAAGGACTGACGTACGATGTCTACCAAATCATATTCAAAATTATTGTTTCCTTTGTATTTATCTGCAACTTGCAACATTAACCGTGCAGCATCCTCAGTTGATGTAGGATCATAATAATTCTCCATTTTTGACCAGCTTGAAACCTGGAAATTGTTCAATGAAGGACGACCGCAGAAAATAGATTCATGAGTTCCTTGTTGGTTATTTCCCTGCGGACAATTTAATATGCCGTTAGCTAAAACAGTCCAGGCTTGTTCTATAGCTTCATTCTTCACTCCGTATCGAGCTTGCAAATATCCCTTTAACCAGTTCATTTTTGTGACTTTTTCTGAGCGCCATGGTAATTCAGTCATCAACTCAAACATCATCGGATTATTCTCGATACCTTCCATGGTTAGTCCGATGCCTTTCATTTGTGCAGCCAGCGGGTTATTTTTTGTCTGATAGAAATTATTCAGTAACTGATCCAATCTACCATGCAATCCTACGTTTCCACCAAAATTCTCGAGCATGCAGAATAACCAGTCATGCTGTTTATAACCACCTTCTCTATACCAGAGTGAAGGTTTCATTCCCCACATAGGACGACATTCACTGAATAGATCGAGCACCAAAAGGTCTCCATTCTTCATATTCTTTATCATATCTTCGCGCGGATTTTCCGTCCATCCCTGAACTACCCACACTGCTTTCGGATTCACCTTTTTCATTGCATCCATTACAGCTTTTCCTGCAGCATCCAAATCTACCTTTTCAATGCCTTTTGCCTCATGGAACGGATCCATTGAATAATAGTTAGCTTTACCGAAAAGAGCTTCCTGCTCTTTGTAGTACAAGGCAGCAATCTCCTTGAAACGACTGTCAGTTGGTTGCAGGAAAGTAGGACGCAGATATCCGTTCCACAATTCTGCATCAGTCACATTCAATCCCAGCTTCTGCTTTGCATCGTGAGGCATCATTCCTGAATATCCAGGAAACACAGGTTCAATTCCATACTCCTTCATTCGTTTCAGAATCTTCTTCTGCAAAGCCGTCTGTTGCACATACCATGAATCAGGATTCGGGCCGCCCCATCCTTCCAGATTATTCATTTCCCACCAAGCCATGAAAGCCGGTCCGGAGATGAATTTATTTATTTCTTCCTTGCTATAGCCCAGTTTTTTAAGCATATTAAACCATACACACTCCTCGCCTACTATGGCAAGCGGCAAATTGATACCGTGCAGTGCCATCCAGTCAATCTCCTGTTCCCAACGTTTCCAATCCCAGAAAGCCATGGAGTAAGAGTATGTGCAATAGTTGAAATCGTAGCGTAGTTTCAGGGAAGTCTCATGGCGTTCCTTATTGATTACTCTTGGTAATTTGGCTGGTAATTTAGCCGACATTCCATTCCACGAAAGCTGTACTCCTGTGTAGTATTTAAGGTACCAGTTGATTCCTGTAGCCACGTTCACGTAATTATTAGCACGCACTAGCACCTGGTCACCCTTTTGGTCGAGTTCAAAATAATCGTTGTTGCCGCTTTTCTTGATTTCAATAGCAAACTTTTTGGAAGCACCTTTATCAATGCGCTCTAACATTCCGGTAATCGGATTAGCAAACAGCTGGCATGTGAACCAACCCATCATGAGTATACAGAGTATCCTTTTCATAGTGTTTAACAATTTGTGGCCAAATATAAGGCTTTCTGTATTTTCTGAGGTGGAAAAACGAAAAATAAAGGTAGAAAAACAAACATCGGAGTAGAGTATCCAGAAGATGTTACCCTATTTACACGAGCGGAACAAACCGTAAATCTACAAAATCTACCGCCAATAAATAAAAAGCATAAACCGGAGTTTCATCAATACAACCTCTATTTTTTTTGAGGAATGGGCGTATATTTTTTAAAGAAAGCAATCTGTTTGGCAAGCGCTCATCCCTACTATTGAAGTAGAATAATTTAGAATAGTGCAAAACTAGCGAGCAACGTCCTGTTAACGAATGTAAAACTAAGATTCCATTACAAGGCTTTTATGTAAAATAAGTTATCGATAAACAGAATTTCAACAAACTATTTTATTGATTATCAGCAACGAAACACATTTTAACTCAATATTAACCAGAAACACGGAAAGATATCGGGTTATTTTCTGTCCTACTATTTTATTTTCAGAAATAAACAATTGATAATGAGGCGCGGGCAATTTAATACCACCCCGTAAGAAAACAAAATAATGGCATAGTTGCCCGCACAGATATTTTAGTATCCAAATACACTCTCAGCTATAATGAGTAAAGAAGAGAAGAAAACGGTTAAACAACAATTTTCTTCTTTCTGTAATTCTCTCTGAACTCTTTTGGAGAACACTCTTTTTTCTTTTTAAATATTCTGTTGAAATTAGAAAGATTATTGAATCCACACTCGTAACAAATCTCGGCCACAGATTTTGTGGAATCAACAAGAAGACGAGTAGAATATCCCAAACGAATGTCTATAATGTAATCTGATAGATTCTTTCCTGTACGAAGTTTGAAGAAACGGCTAAAAGAGACAGGTGTCATACCTACTAAATCAGCCAATTGTGAAAGTCTGATTTCCTCTTTATAATGTCCATTGATATAATCCTGCACTTTTTGTACCCGTCGGCTATCAGAATGAACTCCAATCTTGGCAAATGAAGAGCTGGAAAGGGTACGCGAATCATCACAAAGAGAAAGTTCATAAAGTATCGTCATAAACTTAATCACTGCATAAAATCCTTCCTTCTCAGAAGCCAGCGTATCAAGCAAATGATAGACTTTCAGTATTGACGACATAGGAAAACATAATCCTTTCTGAGCACTCTCAAGCATTTTCCGTATGCTGTCAAACTGATTCTTATTAATGAAGCTCTTAAAGAATAATTCGGAAGAGAACTGAATTGTTATTTCACGGATCTGTTCGGAAGTGCATTCATGCTGTTCCCAAACATGTTCAAGGTCTTTTCCTGTAATCAGAACCAAATCATATTCACCAACAACTTCTACAGAATCGCCCACAATGCGCCTTACTCCGGTTGCTTTTTCGGTGAAATTCAGTTCATATTCCTGATGGCTATGAATAGGATAAGTAAACTCTTTTTTGTAACGTTCAGCAATATAGAAACAGTCCTTATCAGATAAAGGTGTTATTTCATGAATAATGTGATTTGCATTTGTATCCATTTGTTGCACAGGTTAATAAAGTATCAGAAGACAAATATACAGTACTTTATTTAATGTGCAACATTTTATATAAATTAATTTTTCATTGAGCGAAAGTCGGCTCCCGTCGGACTTTGGTACACAGCCAATCCAAACTCAGGAATAACTGCAAGTACATGATCCATCACATCAGCCTGCAATTCTTCATATTCAACCGAAACTTTAGATATAGAAAAGAAATAAAGCTCCAAAGGGATTCCTTTTTCTGTTGGTTGCAGATGCCTTACCATAATAGTCATTTCTTGATTTACGGAGGAAAGATTTCTTAAGTAGTGTTCCAAGTATGCACGGAACACGCCCAGATTTGTTTGCCGGCGACCATTCACAAGAACAGAATCATCCACGCCACATTCTTTATTATATGCCATTAACTTGTTCTCTGTATCATCAATATAATCCTTAAGCAAAGCAATCTTCCTGAACTTATCAAGCATCTCGGGTGTGCAGAACTTTACGCTGTTCATATCAATATTAATAGAACGCTTTACCCTACGCCCACCCGATTCATGCATTCCCCGCCAGTTCTGAAAAGAATCACTAACCAATGCATAAGGAGGTAAAGTTGTTATTGTATTATCCCAGTTGCGTACTTTCACAGTATTCAACGTAACTTCAAGAACAATACCATCAGCATTATATTTTGGCATGGTAATCCAATCGCCCGGACGAAGCATATTGTTGGCCGAAAGCTGAATACCAGAAACAAATCCCATGATACTATCTTTGAATACAAACAGCAAGATCGCAGCTGAAGCTCCCAATCCGGCAAAAAGCGATGCAGGCGATTTATCAAATAGTACACTAACAAGAAGTATTCCACCTACAAAAAAGACAATAACTTGTGCTGTTTGCAATAGTCCTTTTAATGGTCGGTCATGATATTTCTCATTTTCATTATAAACAAAATATACAGCGGTACAAAAAGTAACAACAAAACCCATTGTTACCGCAATAATATAAGTTTCAGATGCCTTTAGTATTAAAGTATAGAGTTCTGAGTTTTTAGGAAAAGCTATTGGAAATAAAAAGTAGATAATTACTGGAGCCACTATGTGACAAAGCTTAGTCATTACCTTTTCATCAAAGAGAATATCATCCCAAGTTGCTTTAGTTTTAGTAACAATCTTCTTGACCACTTTGAGCAATATCAACCTACAGGCATAATCGGCAAGAAAAGCTATGCCAATAATCATGCCAATAATAACCCACTGATCAAAACGATTCGCCTCCTCGGGAGTTAACCCGAGAAGGCGAAGAAGATTATTCATCCATTGAGTAATCACATTTTCCATATAGTTTAAATACGTTCTGAGATGGGTGTATATTCCTGTACCTCAAGAACATTCTTGTAAGCAGGACGAATTATTCGTTTACCTTCAAAGTTAAGTTCTTCGATGCGGTGAGCTGTCCATCCCACAATACGTGACATGGCAAATAATGGAGTGTATATTTCCTGAGGAAGACCAATCATTTCATACACAAAGCCTGAATAGAAATCCACATTACTACATACCTTCTTACCACCTTCTCCCTTGAATTTATTGAAGCATTCAATAGAACGTGCTTCAAGCAGTTCCAGAAAATCAAATTCTTCCTCACGACCTTTTTCTTTTGCAAGATCACGAGCCATTTCCTTAAGCAGTACTGCACGTGGATCCGAGATTGTATAAACCGCATGTCCTATACCATAAATAAGTCCGGTTCGGTTATAAGCTTCCTTACTGAGAATACGATTCAGATAAGTATCAATTTCTCTCACATCTTTCCAATCATGAACATGTTCCTTCAGGTGATTGAACATATCCACAACCTGAATATTTGCACCACCATGCAACGGGCCTTTTAAAGAACCGATACCTGCTGCAATAGAAGAGTAAGTATCTGTTCCTGTTGAAGAAGTAACCCTCACGGTAAAGGTAGAGTTGTTACCACCACCATGCTCAGCATGCAAAATAAGTAAAAGATCGAGTGTACGAGCTTCAAGGTCAGTATACTCCTTCTTCAGCATATAAAGGAAGTTCTCTGCAATAGATAGTTCTTCTTTTGGGTGACGAATATGTAGTGAAAGCCCAAATGTTGCATGACGAAGAATATTATATGCATAAGCAATAATCGTAGGGAACTTAGAAATTAAATCAACACTTTGGCGCACCAGATTATCACGTGAAGTATCATCCGGGTTAGGATCGAAAGTGTACATTTCGAGTACACTACGAGCCAAAATATTCATGATATTATTTCCTTCCAGATCAAGAATATTCATTTTTGTCTTCTGTTCCAAAGGCATATTATCGTTAATCAGTTCTCTGAATGAAGTAAGTTCTTCTTTATCGGGCAGAGAGCCAGAAAGTAACAGGTAAGCTACTTCTTCAAAGCCAAAACGATGTTCATTCATTACAGAATGAGCAATATCTTCCAAATCATATCCACGGTAATACAATTTTCCGGGAATAGGTTGCAAGCCGCCACCGGGAATACGCTCGTAACCTACAACGTTGCCAACTTTGGTCAATCCAACAAGAACTCCCGTGCCATCTTCATTGCGTAAACCACGCTTTACCCCGTACAACGTAAACAGTTCATTATCAATCTTGGCTGTACTCTTTACAGACTCTGATAATTTATAAATAACATATTCTTTTTTCATAAGCGTACGAAATTATCCTTAAATAATAGAAACGATTAAATCACGGAACTCACTTGTAGTAAGAGAACTTCCGTCTGGCATAAAACGAGCCAAATCATTAGTTGCCTTACCGCTTTCAAAAGCCTTCTCCATTGCCGACGTTATAAGATCTGCAGCCTCGTTCCAACCAAAATATTCGAGCATCATCACAGCCGATAATAGTAAGGACGATGGATTTACGCAATTCTTACCGGCAATATTAGGAGCAGTTCCATGAGTAGCCTCGAATATTGCATGACCGGAATTATAATTAATATTTGCTCCGGGTGCTATACCAATTCCTCCAACCATGGCGGCCAACTGATCTGAAATGTAATCTCCATTCAGATTCAGAGTGGCTATTACAGAATATTCTTCCGGAATCAGCAGGGTATTTTGCAGAAAAGCATCGGCAATAACATCTTTAATAACAATTTTTCCTTCGCGTAGTTCATTAGCAAACTCACGTTCAGCCAATTCATATCCCCATTTTTTAAATCCACCTTCAGTGAATTTCATGATATTACCTTTGTGAACAATTGTCACACTAGGCAAACCATGAGTCAAGGCATAACTGATGGCAGCACGAACCAAACGTTTTGTTCCCTCTTTTGAAACCGGTTTTACACCGAAAGAAGAAGTTTCAGGGAAGCGCACTTTCTTCACTCCCATTTCATCACGAAGAAAACGATAGAACTTTTCAGCTTCAGGTGTACCTTGTTCCCATTCTATTCCGGCATAAATATCTTCTGTGTTTTCACGGAAAATATGCATATCCACTTTCTGAGGTTCTTTAACCGGAGAAACAACTCCTTTGAACCAACGTACCGGACGCAAACATACGTACAAATCAAGTTCCTGTCTGAGTGCAACATTCAAAGAACGGATTCCTCCACCAATAGGAGTTGTCAGAGGGCCTTTGATTCCCACATAATAATCCTTGAACGCTTGCATTGTTTCTTCAGGCAGCCATGATCCGGTAGCATTAAATGCTTTTTCTCCGGCAAGCACTTCCATCCACTCAATTTCTCTTTTACCCTGATATGCCGCTTTTACAGCAACATTGACAATAGTCTGAGTAGCAGGAGTAATTTCTGCTCCCACTCCATCTCCCATAATAAAGGGAACTGT
This genomic interval from uncultured Bacteroides sp. contains the following:
- a CDS encoding AraC family transcriptional regulator yields the protein MDTNANHIIHEITPLSDKDCFYIAERYKKEFTYPIHSHQEYELNFTEKATGVRRIVGDSVEVVGEYDLVLITGKDLEHVWEQHECTSEQIREITIQFSSELFFKSFINKNQFDSIRKMLESAQKGLCFPMSSILKVYHLLDTLASEKEGFYAVIKFMTILYELSLCDDSRTLSSSSFAKIGVHSDSRRVQKVQDYINGHYKEEIRLSQLADLVGMTPVSFSRFFKLRTGKNLSDYIIDIRLGYSTRLLVDSTKSVAEICYECGFNNLSNFNRIFKKKKECSPKEFRENYRKKKIVV
- a CDS encoding heparan-alpha-glucosaminide N-acetyltransferase domain-containing protein translates to MENTQSNIPRKQRLLSLDVLRGLTVAGMILVNNGGGKVSYAPLRHSVWNGLTLADLVFPFFLFMVGISTYISLRKFEFKWSNPLALKILKRTCLILLIGWAIYWFEGCCKGDFLPFDHMRLPGVLPRIALCYGIVSLLAVTVSHKWLPWLAGFLLVGYTFLLLVANGYVCDETNILCIVDRSVFGAAHLYHKSPIDPEGLLGVIPSIAHTLIGFWCGKILTEHSELKDKMLHLFIFGFVLMSVGLLFTYGLPMNKRIWSPTLVLFTCGLATSLLAWFIYVIDDKGNKGWTPFFVSFGVNPLFIYVMSELMNIVFADFGISKALFGGIHAIVPDDYVSSLIYAVTFVLLNWAIGYPLYKKKIYIKI
- a CDS encoding GH92 family glycosyl hydrolase, with amino-acid sequence MIKKQILVKVLFSVWCLCITLTTYAQYGKYVDPKIGSEGLGRVFIGPSAPFGMVKPGPDCTCKPNSGWLPMPEVVTGFSQVHVSGTGGGPKYGNILIQPYCGELDTESHEAKREYEKIELGYYKTSFQESGIQTELTTSDRCSFYQFTYPKDHKRSLKVDAGFFLGENVVPDAREAQQFVGSEVEIVSDTEVRGYSRIRGGWNNGRAYAVYFYAVADKPFTKTLTWKGQISSLIAKAQCDEGKKTGAVLSWGEENMESTIRFKVGISFLSSLKAQENVRREIPHWDFNKQLQTVRLQWEKLLERIELGKDATEAQKRMFYTALYHTLIMPVDRTGENPLWTDNLPYYDDFYAIWDTYRTSNPLITILSPEREINIVNALINIYKRDGYMPDARSGNANGRTQGGSNAEVIIADAFVKGLKGIDYKLALKAMLKDATVPPGGNEEQEGRGGLTEYNRLGYVPHGIDRAGNRTVEYAYNDYNIATVAKGLGIQDVYEEYILKADNWKNLWRDNYEYDGVKGFIMPRSASGEWLDNVPFGHSKIQHPTFRYTPVTNESPWYTPWWGAFFYEGISWEYSLSIPHDVPALIEKSGGKDAFRRRLDTFFDKGYYNVNNEPSFLTPCLYHWIGRPDLSGERIRKIITQNYNDTPSGLPGNDDSGAMSSWLAFHMMGLYPNAGQSYYLIHSPLIGEYTIRLVNGKSLHVMAKKFSSKNFYIQRVILNGKELCRAWINHDELVNGGELVMEMGNKPSKWGMEELPPVKM
- a CDS encoding glycoside hydrolase family 97 protein — protein: MKYNSIFKKLLFLIAFIFIVLTKSFGVVSPNGKISVDCLTNSDNAFFNVSYKSKKGQVHVVTLSSVGILTQDGGGKNLKLKSISKDKNIEENYIMQVGKRKKCYNSGTECTYYFVDDLNRDVNITFRVFNDGITFRYELSKLQHTMISDEITTYKMAPGIKRWTQKYDTPYEGFFPLNTDGVDSSREMHWGYPALFQIDNSVWALLSESGITRNHCASSLTNKDNPSCYKVHLAQNNIEVSDSWTSPWRVALIGSLSDVVESTLITDVSEPCKLKDTSWIKPGVVSWIYWAYNHGSKDYQIVKQYVDMAEQLNLPYVLIDWEWDIMGNGGNLNDAIKYALSHGVKPLLWYNSSTAWVDKGAGPLYRLNTPENREKEYTWLENSGVKGVKIDFFSGDSLSTMNYCIDLLEDAAKHKLLMNFHGATVPRGWQRTYPNLLSTEAVYGAEWYNNGPALTDKAAAHNTTLPFTRNVIGSMDYTPCTFTDSQHPHKTTHAHELALTVVFESGLQHLADRPSAYLSQPNEVKNFIRNLPVAWDNTKLLSGYPADHIVMARQKGDTWYIGGLNGTNEQRNLPMDLAFLKNKNYVVTLFRDGKKERSFEITKEKLSNKQMSISCLPRGGFVAVITSK
- a CDS encoding alpha-N-acetylglucosaminidase, translating into MKRILCILMMGWFTCQLFANPITGMLERIDKGASKKFAIEIKKSGNNDYFELDQKGDQVLVRANNYVNVATGINWYLKYYTGVQLSWNGMSAKLPAKLPRVINKERHETSLKLRYDFNYCTYSYSMAFWDWKRWEQEIDWMALHGINLPLAIVGEECVWFNMLKKLGYSKEEINKFISGPAFMAWWEMNNLEGWGGPNPDSWYVQQTALQKKILKRMKEYGIEPVFPGYSGMMPHDAKQKLGLNVTDAELWNGYLRPTFLQPTDSRFKEIAALYYKEQEALFGKANYYSMDPFHEAKGIEKVDLDAAGKAVMDAMKKVNPKAVWVVQGWTENPREDMIKNMKNGDLLVLDLFSECRPMWGMKPSLWYREGGYKQHDWLFCMLENFGGNVGLHGRLDQLLNNFYQTKNNPLAAQMKGIGLTMEGIENNPMMFELMTELPWRSEKVTKMNWLKGYLQARYGVKNEAIEQAWTVLANGILNCPQGNNQQGTHESIFCGRPSLNNFQVSSWSKMENYYDPTSTEDAARLMLQVADKYKGNNNFEYDLVDIVRQSLADRGRIVYNHTIADFKSFDKKAFKKDSEEFLNLLLLQDKLLGTRREFRVGNWIEQARNLGNNEEEKNLYEWNARVQITTWGNRYSANDGGLRDYAHKEWNGILKDFYYKRWAAYWKTLSDVLDGKPMVELDYYSMEEPWTKANNPYSAVPENDCVTVAKEVFSKAFGGNN